Proteins encoded by one window of Halosolutus amylolyticus:
- a CDS encoding CBS domain-containing protein, protein MESELSVKDVLTTEYVGVSESDSVLGAVRLMREERASCVLVVRGTDPVGIMTEWDVLGLVADEREPGDTTIGEVMTTPVITVTPDRSLSDVATMMSRQDVRNIVVEEDDDLLGVVTQRDVIAAAGSFQGTVAPGRSTGATLDRDRPIDDTASLAVESADEEVLPNGGDEYSTQGVCEACGSLADSLWDANGQLVCSDCRSM, encoded by the coding sequence ATGGAATCGGAACTGTCGGTCAAGGACGTCCTGACGACCGAATACGTCGGCGTCAGCGAGTCCGATAGCGTTCTCGGGGCCGTCCGCCTCATGCGCGAGGAGCGGGCGAGTTGCGTGCTGGTCGTTCGCGGTACCGACCCGGTCGGGATCATGACCGAGTGGGACGTGCTCGGACTCGTCGCCGACGAACGCGAGCCAGGCGACACGACCATCGGCGAGGTCATGACCACGCCGGTCATCACCGTCACGCCCGATCGATCGCTCTCCGACGTGGCCACGATGATGAGCCGCCAGGACGTGCGCAACATCGTCGTCGAGGAGGACGACGACCTCCTCGGCGTGGTCACCCAGCGCGACGTCATCGCCGCCGCGGGGTCGTTCCAGGGAACGGTCGCACCGGGTCGATCGACCGGGGCGACGCTCGATCGGGACCGGCCGATCGACGACACCGCGTCGCTCGCCGTCGAAAGCGCCGACGAGGAGGTGCTCCCCAACGGCGGCGACGAGTACTCGACCCAGGGCGTCTGTGAGGCCTGTGGCTCGCTCGCCGACTCGCTCTGGGACGCGAACGGACAGCTCGTCTGTTCTGACTGCCGGTCGATGTGA
- a CDS encoding phosphoglycerate kinase — MIATLDDLDVEGTTVGVRVDVNSPIDDGGLADDARLRAHVDTLSELLDRGGRVAVLAHQGRPGSDDFVSLASHADRLSELLDRPVDYVDATFSHAAREAVRRLENGDCVVLENTRFYSEEYMEFEPERAARTHLVEGLEPVLDAYVNDAFAAAHRSQPSLVGFPTVLPGYAGRVMETELDVLGSIEETPEPRVYVLGGAKVPDSIDVAWSVLEKGLADHVLTAGVVGNVFLIADGVDLGDASSDFIYDQGYWDEIDRASDLLDAYGERIAIPRDVAVSRDGDRHELGVNALPPAEGEAAMDVGSSTLEYYRRILDDAGTVILNGPAGVFEEAAFERGTRDLYDAATAVPTSIVGGGDTASALRQLGVEGFSHVSTGGGAALRMLTAEPLPAVTALEHDERASD, encoded by the coding sequence ATGATCGCGACCCTCGACGACCTCGACGTCGAAGGGACGACGGTCGGCGTCCGCGTCGACGTCAACAGTCCCATCGACGACGGTGGGCTCGCCGACGACGCCCGACTGCGTGCCCACGTCGATACCCTCTCGGAACTGCTCGATCGTGGCGGTCGGGTCGCCGTTCTGGCCCACCAGGGCCGACCCGGCAGCGACGACTTCGTTTCCCTCGCGTCTCACGCCGATCGCCTCTCCGAACTGCTCGATCGACCGGTCGACTACGTCGACGCGACGTTCAGCCACGCCGCCCGCGAGGCCGTTAGGAGGCTCGAAAACGGCGACTGCGTCGTGCTCGAGAACACCCGCTTCTACAGCGAGGAGTACATGGAGTTCGAACCGGAACGAGCCGCCCGGACCCACCTCGTCGAGGGGCTCGAACCGGTGCTCGACGCCTACGTCAACGACGCCTTCGCCGCCGCCCACCGCTCCCAGCCCTCGCTGGTCGGCTTTCCCACGGTGCTTCCCGGCTACGCCGGCCGGGTCATGGAGACCGAACTCGACGTGCTGGGTTCGATCGAGGAGACCCCGGAACCCCGGGTCTACGTCCTCGGCGGTGCGAAAGTGCCCGACTCGATCGACGTCGCCTGGAGCGTCCTGGAGAAGGGGCTGGCCGATCACGTCCTGACCGCCGGCGTGGTCGGCAACGTCTTCCTCATCGCCGACGGGGTCGACCTCGGCGACGCCAGCTCCGATTTCATCTACGACCAGGGCTACTGGGACGAGATCGATCGCGCGAGCGACCTGCTGGACGCCTACGGCGAGCGGATCGCGATCCCGCGAGACGTCGCGGTCTCCCGCGACGGCGATCGCCACGAACTCGGCGTCAACGCGCTCCCGCCCGCGGAGGGCGAGGCCGCGATGGACGTCGGGAGTTCGACGCTCGAGTACTACCGGCGGATCCTCGACGACGCCGGGACGGTCATCCTCAATGGCCCGGCGGGCGTCTTCGAGGAGGCGGCGTTCGAACGCGGCACGCGGGACCTGTACGACGCCGCGACGGCGGTCCCGACGAGCATCGTCGGCGGCGGTGATACCGCGTCTGCACTCCGTCAACTCGGGGTCGAGGGCTTCTCCCACGTCAGTACCGGTGGCGGTGCGGCACTCCGGATGCTCACCGCCGAACCGCTCCCGGCCGTGACCGCGCTCGAACATGACGAGCGAGCCAGCGATTGA
- a CDS encoding GNAT family N-acetyltransferase, with protein MTSEPAIEPATRDDLETIAELWVRLARGQREYGSAVRAGRNRETMRETLGAHLHADGLLVARVEGTIVGFASFSIERGSLDLDTTRGVLSNLYVEPAHRGRGIGTALLTAVEAELADQGAETLLLEVMADNEDAREFYRTQGYDEFRIGMSRSIGDRSENDTHSKEDG; from the coding sequence ATGACGAGCGAGCCAGCGATTGAGCCGGCGACCCGGGACGACCTCGAGACGATCGCAGAGCTGTGGGTCCGCCTGGCCCGCGGCCAGCGCGAGTACGGGTCGGCCGTTCGCGCCGGCCGGAACCGGGAGACGATGCGGGAGACCCTCGGAGCCCACCTGCACGCCGACGGACTCCTCGTCGCGCGCGTCGAGGGAACCATCGTCGGATTCGCCTCGTTCTCGATCGAACGCGGCTCACTGGACCTCGATACGACGCGGGGCGTGCTCTCGAATCTCTACGTCGAACCGGCCCATCGCGGTCGGGGGATCGGGACAGCGCTGCTCACCGCCGTCGAGGCGGAACTCGCCGACCAGGGCGCCGAAACGCTCCTGCTCGAGGTGATGGCCGACAACGAGGACGCTCGGGAGTTCTACCGGACACAGGGGTACGACGAGTTTCGGATCGGCATGTCGCGGTCGATCGGCGATCGGTCGGAAAACGATACACACTCAAAGGAGGACGGCTAA
- a CDS encoding transcriptional regulator — translation MLDHNPQDVSELSGVPWNIEETEVETLQKRHVHLPKLEDYGYIEWRPDEEVAVKGPRFDEIRLVLELLDDHRDELPDGWL, via the coding sequence ATGTTGGACCACAATCCGCAAGACGTTTCGGAACTGTCCGGCGTCCCGTGGAACATCGAGGAGACTGAGGTGGAGACGCTCCAGAAACGCCACGTGCACCTGCCGAAACTGGAAGATTACGGCTATATCGAGTGGCGTCCGGACGAAGAGGTCGCGGTGAAAGGGCCGCGGTTCGACGAGATCAGACTGGTGCTAGAACTGCTGGACGATCACCGAGACGAACTCCCCGACGGCTGGTTGTGA
- a CDS encoding TrmB family transcriptional regulator: MSQDETTAEAISLLQELGLQEYEARCFMALNKLPSGTAKEIHEISDVPRTRVYDAIRVLESQGLVEVQHSSPQVYRAVSVTEATQTLRRKYTDRIETLETHLENTDVQDGSGDDDRVQEVWSLIGHEAIEARTLDLIDEADSEIALIVVDEEILTEPLFDGLQEAGNRNISILLGGQTEAVTETLGRQLPNLRIFETGLDWLTSGRGDDVAISRILLVDRETLLVGSYYPDADGAEAKEQAIFASGLENGFVVLLRRLVTSGLAATQDPGK; encoded by the coding sequence ATGTCACAGGACGAAACTACAGCAGAGGCGATTAGTCTACTACAGGAGCTCGGGCTCCAGGAGTACGAAGCACGCTGCTTTATGGCGTTGAACAAGCTTCCCAGCGGAACGGCCAAGGAGATCCACGAGATCTCCGACGTTCCGCGCACCCGGGTGTACGACGCCATCCGCGTCCTCGAGTCACAGGGGCTGGTCGAGGTCCAGCACTCGAGTCCGCAGGTGTACCGTGCCGTCAGCGTCACCGAGGCGACACAGACGCTTCGTCGGAAGTACACCGATCGGATCGAAACGCTCGAGACGCATCTCGAAAATACGGACGTCCAGGACGGTTCGGGGGACGACGATCGCGTCCAGGAAGTCTGGTCGTTGATCGGCCACGAGGCCATCGAAGCGCGAACGCTCGATCTCATCGACGAGGCGGACTCCGAAATCGCACTCATCGTCGTCGACGAGGAGATCCTCACTGAACCGCTGTTCGACGGCTTGCAAGAGGCGGGGAACCGAAACATCTCGATTCTGCTCGGCGGACAGACGGAGGCGGTCACCGAGACGCTGGGGAGGCAACTCCCCAATCTCCGCATCTTCGAAACGGGTCTCGACTGGCTCACCAGCGGCCGCGGCGACGACGTCGCGATCAGCCGGATCCTGCTCGTCGATCGCGAAACGCTCCTCGTCGGGTCGTACTATCCGGACGCCGACGGCGCCGAGGCGAAAGAACAGGCGATCTTCGCGAGCGGACTCGAGAACGGGTTTGTAGTGCTGCTCCGGCGGTTGGTGACGTCCGGGCTGGCCGCGACGCAAGACCCCGGAAAGTGA
- a CDS encoding HalOD1 output domain-containing protein gives MLLSLDRSDANEATSLSYEVIAAVAEREGIDPVELEPPEYDALYDVVNPEALDSLFAPRQNGSDRSTGRVEFPFCGYDVVVTSDGEVELSKQTRAQQ, from the coding sequence ATGCTACTCTCACTCGACCGTTCGGATGCGAACGAGGCCACGTCGCTCAGTTACGAAGTTATCGCCGCTGTCGCTGAACGGGAAGGGATCGATCCAGTAGAACTCGAACCGCCGGAGTACGATGCACTCTACGATGTCGTCAATCCCGAAGCTCTCGATTCACTGTTTGCCCCCCGTCAGAACGGGTCGGACCGATCTACCGGACGCGTCGAGTTCCCCTTCTGTGGCTACGACGTCGTCGTCACGAGCGATGGCGAGGTCGAACTCTCGAAACAGACACGCGCACAACAGTAA
- a CDS encoding acyl-CoA thioesterase: MTDYSYETAVDVRLRDVDFMGHVNNAVYATYLEQARQAYFLDVVGVSLVEADTVLASLEIDYVRPIEAEQDVTVAMRIPELGDSSLPMEYEIRTDGETAATARTVQVVVDRDTGRSAPIPTAWRDRIESDRN, translated from the coding sequence ATGACCGACTACTCCTACGAGACGGCCGTCGACGTCCGACTTCGAGACGTCGACTTCATGGGTCACGTCAACAACGCAGTCTACGCGACGTACCTCGAACAGGCCCGACAGGCGTACTTCCTGGACGTCGTCGGCGTCTCGCTGGTCGAGGCCGACACCGTGCTGGCGTCCCTCGAAATCGACTACGTCCGCCCGATCGAGGCCGAGCAGGACGTCACCGTGGCCATGCGGATTCCGGAACTCGGCGACTCGAGCCTCCCGATGGAGTACGAGATCCGTACTGACGGCGAAACTGCGGCGACGGCCCGGACGGTCCAGGTCGTCGTCGATCGGGACACGGGCCGATCAGCACCGATCCCGACTGCGTGGCGGGATCGGATCGAGAGCGATCGGAACTGA
- a CDS encoding ribonuclease H-like domain-containing protein yields the protein MRIENSFIPVQGVGEVTERRLWEHGVTHWDEFDGSVVGPTLADRIEAFIDEGRDHLARGDVAPFAEALPAASRWRLYENVRDDTCFLDIETTGLDASCEDVTTVTCHRDGETTTFVKDRDLTARRLANELAEASLLVTFNGQRFDVPFLETCFDVDVTVPHLDLMYPCKKLGLDGGLKAIERELGIDRDMPELSGRDAVRLWHEYERGDDGALETLVEYNRADTVNMEPLTEIVSDRLHETVFEAARLDA from the coding sequence GTGCGAATCGAGAACAGTTTCATTCCCGTCCAGGGCGTCGGCGAGGTTACCGAACGTCGACTGTGGGAACACGGGGTTACACACTGGGACGAGTTCGACGGCAGTGTCGTCGGACCGACGCTCGCCGATCGAATCGAGGCCTTCATCGACGAGGGTCGGGACCACCTCGCGCGCGGTGACGTCGCCCCCTTCGCGGAGGCACTGCCGGCCGCGAGCCGGTGGCGACTCTACGAGAACGTCAGGGACGACACCTGCTTCCTGGACATCGAGACGACCGGACTGGACGCCAGTTGCGAGGACGTCACGACGGTCACGTGCCACCGCGACGGCGAGACGACCACCTTCGTGAAGGACCGGGATCTCACGGCCCGGCGACTCGCCAACGAACTGGCGGAGGCCTCCTTGCTGGTCACGTTCAACGGCCAGCGGTTCGACGTCCCGTTCCTCGAGACCTGTTTCGACGTCGACGTCACGGTACCGCATCTCGACCTCATGTACCCGTGCAAGAAACTGGGACTGGACGGCGGCCTCAAAGCGATCGAGCGGGAACTGGGGATCGATCGGGACATGCCGGAACTCAGCGGCCGCGACGCCGTTCGACTCTGGCACGAGTACGAACGGGGCGACGACGGGGCGCTCGAGACGCTCGTCGAGTACAACCGGGCCGACACGGTGAACATGGAGCCGCTGACGGAGATCGTCTCGGATCGACTTCACGAAACCGTCTTCGAAGCCGCACGGCTCGACGCCTGA
- a CDS encoding DUF7504 family protein produces MERDPGGVAPESATFANELATLKREGSNILVVGADTADAHDAVCHRLLGDTDPGPRYRLFVTNSDTRSTSHGSGGTVESAWTIDCSELNPSADDPTVPAASNLGTLGIEIVETIDELDDTADGLAPSELRVCVDSLVPLLQEYAAEHVFRLLHLATSRVDHVDGMGHYHLPLDRDHDAVNLLEPLFDAIVEVRARDDRYEQRWYLRDQETSTDWISLDRRH; encoded by the coding sequence ATGGAACGCGATCCAGGGGGAGTCGCACCGGAGAGCGCGACGTTTGCGAACGAACTGGCCACGCTCAAACGGGAGGGGAGTAACATACTTGTCGTCGGGGCCGACACTGCGGACGCTCACGATGCCGTCTGTCACCGACTACTGGGCGATACTGACCCCGGTCCGCGCTACCGGTTGTTCGTCACGAACAGCGATACACGCAGCACGTCCCACGGGAGCGGCGGGACCGTCGAGTCGGCCTGGACGATCGATTGCTCCGAGTTGAATCCGTCGGCGGACGACCCGACGGTTCCGGCAGCCTCGAACCTCGGCACGCTCGGCATCGAAATCGTCGAAACGATCGACGAACTGGACGACACTGCCGACGGACTCGCCCCGTCAGAACTGCGCGTCTGTGTAGATTCTCTCGTCCCACTCTTGCAGGAATACGCCGCCGAACACGTGTTCCGGTTGCTCCACCTGGCGACGTCGCGCGTCGATCACGTCGACGGGATGGGCCACTACCATCTGCCCCTCGATCGTGATCACGATGCCGTCAACCTCCTGGAACCGCTGTTCGACGCGATCGTCGAGGTTCGAGCACGGGACGACCGATACGAACAGCGATGGTACCTCCGCGATCAGGAGACGTCGACGGACTGGATCTCCCTCGATCGTCGCCACTGA
- a CDS encoding DUF7547 family protein: MVDQDEDELAEAMRELTRTIDDLRSELDDSRRRSPFRPPTPRPPTPGDLLRLTDEVAVPALLAALEASVRTLEAFQRGLKIVRTEREVRGRVRDHSGVDTTSDRAGELRRTTLSQLDTVLGELQRAVSEGTLPADEEARDLLSEARELRDDVDRRLRGTAADRGSENETIEIDIDSSEDEADDVTVTDDDANAAVDVDAELETLKDQYSPSAPDGEATPDDGPDATSDDGPDGDEHDVTDGSDDEADSDDDESPVDGDDRENDGESP, translated from the coding sequence ATGGTCGACCAGGACGAGGACGAACTCGCCGAGGCGATGCGCGAGCTCACGCGGACGATCGACGACCTCCGATCGGAACTCGACGACTCGCGTCGACGCTCGCCGTTTCGGCCGCCGACTCCCCGGCCCCCGACGCCGGGAGACCTCCTGCGGCTGACGGACGAAGTCGCGGTGCCGGCCCTGCTCGCCGCGCTCGAGGCCAGCGTTCGCACGCTCGAGGCGTTCCAGCGCGGGCTCAAGATCGTCCGCACGGAACGGGAGGTCCGCGGTCGGGTCCGGGACCACTCCGGGGTCGATACCACGAGCGATCGCGCGGGCGAACTCCGCCGGACCACGCTCTCGCAGCTCGATACCGTGCTGGGGGAACTCCAGCGTGCGGTTTCGGAGGGGACGCTCCCCGCCGACGAGGAGGCCCGCGACCTCCTCTCGGAGGCCCGCGAGTTGCGTGACGACGTCGACAGGCGACTGCGGGGGACCGCCGCCGATCGCGGCAGTGAGAACGAGACGATCGAGATCGACATCGATTCGAGCGAGGACGAGGCGGACGACGTCACAGTCACGGACGACGACGCGAACGCGGCGGTGGACGTCGACGCCGAACTCGAGACGCTGAAAGACCAGTACTCGCCGTCCGCGCCGGACGGTGAGGCGACCCCGGACGACGGACCCGACGCAACTTCGGACGACGGTCCCGACGGTGACGAGCACGACGTCACCGACGGATCGGACGATGAGGCCGACTCGGACGACGATGAATCGCCCGTCGACGGCGACGATCGCGAAAACGACGGCGAAAGCCCCTAG
- a CDS encoding OB-fold domain-containing protein produces the protein MTMEATRYDNGSISYPGHPRGPDGAEPVETIDLSEYTAEVVTWTTSTATPPGVREPNHLAIVEFDIEGESVRAIVQLTTGDVETGDEVRPVYEEELREPGAGIREPESQDWDGYRFEPI, from the coding sequence ATGACGATGGAAGCGACGCGGTACGACAACGGCTCGATCAGCTACCCCGGCCACCCGCGCGGCCCCGACGGCGCGGAACCGGTAGAGACGATCGATCTGAGCGAGTACACCGCCGAGGTCGTCACCTGGACGACCTCGACCGCGACGCCGCCCGGCGTGCGCGAGCCGAACCATCTCGCGATCGTCGAGTTCGATATCGAAGGTGAATCGGTCCGCGCGATCGTCCAGCTCACGACGGGTGACGTCGAGACGGGCGACGAGGTGCGGCCGGTCTACGAGGAGGAGCTCCGCGAGCCCGGCGCGGGCATCAGGGAGCCCGAGAGCCAGGACTGGGACGGCTACCGGTTCGAGCCGATCTAG
- a CDS encoding thiolase C-terminal domain-containing protein: MERVAIIGASMTQFGQREDEWITDLLAEAGLDCLADADVDAADVEHLYVSNMASGEFEGQTGVMNALAHDLDAIPAYTQRIDQTSSSGGAGIYAAWQSVASGASDMTMLVGGEKMTHRTTGEATDVIASLTHPVEYTTGVTLPSFAGLTARHYLERFDAPRESLGKVAVKNHKNGVDNPKAQFRKEVDLETVLESPIVADPLRLYDFCPITDGSAALMLCPEDVARKYTDDYVVISGIDGATDTHVVHEREDPTVMGGVVESGRGAYEMSGYGPDDIDVAELHDMFTILEFLQMEGLGFAEQGEAWKLVEEGYTERDTGELPINTSGGLKSKGHPLGASGVAQGVEIYEQLVGEAGPRQVDADVGLCCNVGGFGNCVITTIMEAAA; this comes from the coding sequence ATGGAACGGGTTGCAATCATCGGAGCCTCGATGACCCAGTTCGGGCAACGCGAGGACGAGTGGATCACGGACCTCCTCGCGGAGGCCGGACTCGACTGTCTCGCGGACGCGGATGTCGACGCCGCGGACGTCGAGCACCTGTACGTCTCGAACATGGCGAGCGGCGAGTTCGAGGGACAGACCGGGGTGATGAACGCGCTGGCACACGACCTGGACGCGATACCGGCGTACACCCAGCGGATCGACCAGACAAGTTCCAGCGGCGGGGCGGGGATCTACGCCGCCTGGCAGTCGGTCGCCAGCGGGGCCAGCGACATGACGATGCTCGTCGGCGGCGAGAAGATGACCCACCGGACGACCGGCGAGGCGACGGACGTGATCGCGTCGCTGACCCATCCCGTGGAGTACACGACCGGCGTCACGCTCCCGTCGTTTGCGGGCCTGACCGCGCGCCACTACCTCGAGCGGTTCGACGCACCCCGGGAGAGTCTCGGGAAGGTGGCTGTCAAGAACCACAAGAACGGCGTCGACAATCCGAAGGCCCAGTTCCGGAAGGAGGTCGACCTCGAGACGGTCCTGGAGTCACCGATCGTCGCCGACCCGCTCCGACTGTACGACTTCTGCCCGATCACGGACGGCTCGGCGGCGCTGATGCTCTGTCCCGAGGACGTCGCCCGGAAGTACACCGACGACTACGTCGTGATTTCGGGGATCGACGGCGCGACCGACACCCACGTCGTCCACGAGCGCGAGGACCCGACGGTCATGGGTGGCGTCGTCGAGAGCGGTCGAGGTGCCTACGAGATGAGCGGCTACGGGCCCGACGACATCGACGTGGCCGAACTCCACGACATGTTCACCATCCTCGAGTTCCTCCAGATGGAGGGGCTCGGCTTCGCCGAGCAGGGCGAGGCCTGGAAACTCGTCGAGGAGGGCTACACCGAGCGCGACACCGGCGAACTGCCGATCAACACCTCCGGCGGGCTCAAGTCCAAGGGCCACCCGCTCGGCGCGAGCGGCGTCGCACAGGGCGTCGAAATCTACGAACAGCTCGTCGGCGAAGCCGGGCCGCGCCAGGTCGACGCGGACGTCGGTCTCTGCTGTAACGTCGGCGGCTTCGGGAACTGCGTGATCACCACAATCATGGAGGCGGCAGCATGA
- the hflX gene encoding GTPase HflX, which yields MKAIVAKRVDSGHPDTSEIHDLAEAAGYTVVGEVTQSRKADPALQLGEGKAEELADRVAATGATTVIFDNRLGPYQTYNLGQLLPEGVEVIDRFTLILEIFGQRAQTRKAQLQVELAELRYELPRAEAKTSLAKREEHPGFMGLGEYDESREQDIKNQISRIRDELERIEQTEEQRRERRRDSGFDLVALAGYTNAGKSTLLRQLADDLAVEENEDLHPDLDPTAESEDDLFTTLGTTTRRADIEPRDVLVTDTVGFISDLPHWLVESFKSTLDSVYRADLVLLVVDVSEPIDEIHEKLVTSHDTLYERNEAPIVTVLNKIDRIDDEELAEKREALSALAPNPVAVSAREGTNVDALLDRIDRELPDWEQERLVLPMTDDTMSLVSWIHDNANVEDVTYGDEDVLVAFEARPAVISQARSRASELQTAAAESA from the coding sequence GTGAAGGCGATCGTCGCGAAGCGCGTCGATTCGGGCCACCCGGACACGAGCGAGATCCACGACCTCGCCGAAGCGGCGGGCTACACCGTCGTGGGCGAGGTAACCCAGTCCCGGAAAGCCGATCCCGCGCTCCAGCTGGGTGAGGGGAAAGCCGAGGAACTCGCCGATCGAGTCGCGGCGACGGGGGCGACCACCGTTATCTTCGACAACCGGCTCGGACCCTACCAGACGTACAACCTCGGGCAACTGCTCCCCGAGGGCGTCGAGGTGATCGATCGGTTCACCCTGATCCTCGAAATCTTCGGCCAGCGCGCCCAGACCCGGAAGGCCCAGTTGCAGGTCGAACTCGCCGAACTCCGGTACGAACTCCCGCGGGCGGAGGCCAAGACGAGCCTGGCCAAGCGCGAGGAGCACCCGGGGTTCATGGGGCTGGGCGAGTACGACGAGAGCCGCGAGCAGGACATCAAGAACCAGATCAGCCGGATCCGGGACGAACTCGAGCGCATCGAACAGACGGAAGAACAGCGCCGGGAGCGCCGTCGCGATTCCGGGTTCGACCTCGTCGCGCTGGCCGGCTACACGAACGCTGGGAAGTCGACCCTGCTTCGCCAGCTTGCCGACGACCTCGCGGTCGAGGAGAACGAGGACCTCCACCCCGACCTCGACCCGACGGCCGAGTCGGAGGACGACCTGTTCACGACGCTGGGAACGACGACGCGCCGCGCCGACATCGAACCACGCGACGTACTCGTGACCGACACCGTCGGCTTCATCAGCGACCTGCCCCACTGGCTCGTCGAGTCGTTCAAGTCGACGCTCGATTCGGTTTACCGGGCCGATCTGGTCTTGCTCGTCGTCGACGTCAGCGAACCGATCGACGAGATCCACGAGAAACTCGTCACCAGCCACGACACCCTCTACGAGCGCAACGAGGCCCCGATCGTGACGGTGCTGAACAAGATCGACAGGATCGACGACGAGGAACTCGCCGAGAAGCGCGAGGCGCTCTCGGCGCTCGCCCCGAACCCCGTCGCCGTCAGCGCTCGCGAGGGAACGAACGTCGACGCCCTCCTCGATCGGATCGACCGAGAACTGCCCGATTGGGAGCAAGAGCGACTCGTGTTGCCGATGACCGACGACACCATGAGCCTCGTCTCGTGGATCCACGACAACGCGAACGTCGAGGACGTCACCTACGGGGACGAAGACGTTCTCGTCGCCTTCGAGGCCCGTCCGGCGGTGATCTCGCAGGCTCGATCGCGAGCGAGCGAGTTGCAGACGGCGGCCGCGGAATCCGCCTGA
- a CDS encoding FUN14 domain-containing protein, whose amino-acid sequence MVEVDPTALGVEFLASAVIGGCIGFATKKVAKLLAIVVGVELMAVRYLESQGIVTIDWHRLSAGLVGTSATDPTASVDTHWIESVLSTLTIGAGFAGGFLIGYHRG is encoded by the coding sequence ATGGTAGAGGTCGATCCGACGGCGCTTGGCGTCGAGTTTCTCGCCAGCGCGGTGATCGGTGGCTGTATCGGGTTCGCGACGAAGAAGGTCGCCAAACTGCTCGCGATCGTCGTCGGCGTCGAGTTGATGGCCGTCCGGTATCTCGAGTCACAGGGAATCGTGACGATCGACTGGCACCGCCTCTCGGCGGGGCTCGTCGGAACGAGCGCGACCGATCCGACGGCGAGCGTGGACACCCACTGGATCGAATCCGTGCTCTCGACGCTCACGATCGGGGCCGGGTTCGCCGGCGGCTTCCTGATCGGCTACCACCGGGGATGA
- a CDS encoding ribosome assembly factor SBDS, producing MISLDEAVTARLESHGARFEVLVDPDAALAIKRDEFEGDLEDVIAAEDVFEDASRGDRPAESDLEKVFDTTDPLEIIPEVIKRGEIQITADQRREMQEQKRKQLIDTIARNAINPQMDDAPHPPERIENALEEAGFTVDPMEPVEQQVDDALDALRPVIPIRFEEVTIAVQIPAEHAGSAQAQIRGFGDLEREEWQPDGSWIGVLTFPAGMQNDFYDTVNEHTSGAAETEIIKDKDDLKTR from the coding sequence ATGATATCGCTCGACGAGGCGGTGACGGCGCGGCTCGAGTCACACGGGGCGCGCTTCGAAGTGCTGGTCGATCCGGATGCAGCCCTGGCGATCAAACGCGACGAGTTCGAGGGCGACCTGGAGGACGTGATCGCCGCCGAAGACGTCTTCGAGGACGCCTCGCGCGGCGATCGGCCCGCGGAGTCCGACCTCGAGAAAGTCTTCGACACGACGGACCCGCTCGAGATCATCCCCGAGGTGATCAAACGGGGGGAGATCCAGATCACAGCGGATCAGCGCCGCGAGATGCAAGAACAGAAGCGCAAACAGTTGATCGATACGATCGCGCGCAACGCGATCAACCCGCAGATGGACGACGCCCCGCATCCGCCCGAGCGGATCGAGAACGCCCTCGAGGAGGCCGGATTCACGGTCGATCCGATGGAACCCGTCGAACAGCAGGTCGACGACGCGCTCGACGCCCTGCGACCGGTGATCCCGATCCGATTCGAGGAGGTGACGATCGCGGTCCAGATTCCGGCCGAACACGCCGGAAGCGCGCAGGCACAGATCCGCGGGTTCGGCGACCTCGAGCGCGAAGAGTGGCAGCCCGACGGGTCGTGGATCGGCGTCCTGACCTTCCCTGCGGGGATGCAAAACGACTTCTACGACACCGTGAACGAGCACACGAGCGGCGCGGCCGAAACGGAGATCATCAAGGACAAGGACGACCTGAAGACGCGGTAA